Proteins encoded in a region of the Pigmentiphaga litoralis genome:
- the ispE gene encoding 4-(cytidine 5'-diphospho)-2-C-methyl-D-erythritol kinase: protein MPSLRDIPAPAKINLFLHVTGRRADGYHLLQTAFRFIDLQDTLHIATRDDGRITRINDIPGVPEDDDLVIRAARSLQAATGCTLGAEIELVKNIPMGGGLGGGSSDAASVLLALNRLWDCGLTREQLMELALPLGADVPVFVFGRNAFAEGVGEQLSPLSLPPRWYVIVQPDASVPTPEIFRAPELTRDSAPVRIADFSGSSTSSSLKNDLEPVAFARFPEVARIAGVVNEVLANGMQSNVLSPGRKVRMSGSGACLFVECDTPEQASWAVEQIAGRMRQRSNAEGSNAESAAVEESMTDLPYVRINRVCAGLAVHPLLEWVA from the coding sequence ATGCCTTCTCTGCGCGACATTCCGGCCCCGGCCAAGATCAACCTGTTCCTGCACGTGACCGGCCGCCGCGCCGACGGCTATCACCTGCTGCAGACGGCGTTCCGCTTCATTGATCTGCAAGACACGCTGCACATTGCCACGCGCGATGACGGCCGCATCACACGCATCAATGACATTCCCGGTGTGCCCGAAGACGACGATCTGGTGATCCGCGCGGCCCGGTCCCTGCAGGCTGCAACGGGCTGCACGCTGGGTGCAGAAATCGAGCTGGTCAAAAATATTCCGATGGGCGGCGGATTGGGTGGGGGATCCAGCGACGCCGCATCCGTGCTGCTCGCTTTGAACCGTCTGTGGGACTGCGGATTGACGCGCGAACAACTGATGGAACTGGCGCTGCCGCTGGGCGCGGACGTGCCCGTGTTTGTGTTCGGCCGCAATGCGTTTGCCGAAGGCGTGGGCGAGCAATTGAGCCCGCTCAGCCTGCCGCCGCGTTGGTATGTGATCGTGCAGCCGGACGCCAGCGTGCCGACGCCAGAGATTTTTCGCGCCCCCGAGTTGACAAGGGATTCTGCTCCGGTCAGAATAGCGGACTTTTCTGGGAGCAGTACTTCTTCCAGTTTGAAGAACGACCTTGAGCCGGTCGCATTTGCCAGGTTCCCCGAAGTGGCCCGTATCGCGGGCGTGGTGAACGAAGTGTTGGCAAATGGGATGCAGTCCAACGTGCTCAGTCCAGGCCGCAAGGTCAGGATGTCCGGGTCGGGTGCATGTCTGTTCGTGGAATGCGACACGCCGGAACAGGCAAGCTGGGCGGTTGAACAAATCGCCGGTAGAATGCGCCAGCGCAGTAATGCTGAAGGTAGCAATGCTGAAAGCGCAGCAGTCGAAGAAAGCATGACCGATCTGCCCTACGTGAGGATCAACCGTGTATGTGCCGGCCTCGCTGTCCATCCCCTGCTAGAATGGGTGGCTTGA